A genomic segment from Lignipirellula cremea encodes:
- a CDS encoding CpaF family protein — MKTIQPAARSAESVKAQEFENLKRKIHGKLVDKLDLSKVGDLEGDVLRREIRLVVEHLCDTEETFLNRNERERLIEEVLDETFGLGPLELLLKDPSISDILINGPKNIYVERRGKMEKTTVEFRDNAHLLQIIDRIVSKIGRRVDETCPMVDARLPDGSRVNAIIPPLALDGAAVSIRRFGSNPLKLEDLLNYKAFTPEMVMLLEGAMKARLNVVISGGTGSGKTTLLNTLSSFIGNQDRIVTIEDAAEIQLQQDHVVRLETRPPNIEGKGAITATDLVKNALRMRPERIIIGECRGPETLDMLQAMNTGHDGSLTTLHANTPRDALARMETMIMMSGFELPIKAMRQQMSSAVHLIVQATRLQGGPRKVTHITEVIGMEQDTIVMQDIYRYQQDGIDENGRAFGRFLATGIRPAFMDKLESAGVRLPASAFRQRVMLTD; from the coding sequence ATGAAAACAATCCAACCCGCCGCTCGTAGTGCTGAATCGGTAAAGGCTCAAGAATTTGAGAATCTGAAACGAAAGATCCATGGAAAACTGGTCGACAAACTCGACCTGTCGAAAGTCGGTGATCTGGAAGGCGACGTGCTGCGGCGCGAGATTCGTCTGGTGGTCGAGCATTTATGCGACACCGAAGAAACCTTTCTCAATCGGAACGAACGCGAGCGTTTGATCGAAGAGGTGCTGGACGAAACGTTCGGCCTGGGCCCGCTGGAACTGCTGCTCAAGGATCCTTCGATCAGCGATATTCTGATCAACGGACCGAAGAACATTTATGTCGAACGTCGCGGCAAAATGGAAAAGACCACGGTCGAATTCCGCGACAACGCCCATCTGCTGCAGATCATTGACCGGATTGTGTCGAAGATTGGCCGGCGCGTGGACGAAACGTGTCCGATGGTGGACGCCCGTTTGCCTGATGGTTCGCGTGTGAACGCGATTATTCCGCCTTTGGCGCTCGACGGGGCGGCGGTTTCCATTCGTCGTTTCGGCTCCAATCCGCTGAAGCTGGAAGACCTGCTGAACTATAAAGCGTTCACGCCGGAAATGGTCATGCTGCTGGAAGGCGCCATGAAAGCCCGGTTGAACGTGGTGATTTCCGGCGGTACGGGTTCGGGAAAAACGACGCTGCTCAATACGCTGTCGAGCTTTATCGGCAACCAGGATCGTATTGTTACGATCGAAGACGCGGCCGAAATCCAATTGCAGCAGGATCACGTGGTGCGGCTGGAAACGCGTCCGCCCAATATCGAAGGCAAGGGCGCCATTACCGCGACCGACCTGGTGAAAAACGCCCTGCGTATGCGGCCGGAACGAATCATCATCGGCGAGTGTCGCGGACCAGAAACGCTCGACATGCTCCAGGCGATGAACACGGGCCACGACGGCTCGTTGACCACGCTGCACGCCAATACGCCCCGCGATGCTCTCGCCCGTATGGAAACGATGATCATGATGTCGGGCTTCGAACTGCCGATCAAGGCGATGCGGCAGCAAATGTCGAGCGCCGTGCATCTGATCGTGCAGGCCACGCGACTGCAGGGGGGACCGCGTAAGGTGACCCACATCACCGAGGTGATCGGCATGGAGCAGGACACCATTGTGATGCAGGATATTTACCGCTACCAGCAAGACGGCATCGATGAGAACGGCCGGGCTTTCGGGCGATTCCTGGCGACCGGCATTCGACCGGCCTTTATGGACAAGCTGGAATCGGCCGGCGTGCGGCTGCCCGCCAGTGCGTTCCGCCAGCGAGTCATGCTGACCGACTAA
- a CDS encoding A24 family peptidase, whose product MEYSEQLGTALIENWHVWFVSIVLVVAAVIDGKMLKVPNWLTFPMIISGWIYSASYFALTGDAWYVGLGWSLFGTVVGLACLLPAYAIGGMGAGDVKLMAGIGAWVYGVNTFYAFCWTCVIGAVIAVAMVVISKQWNKHKNQFFLIVNEISMIKDPNQLSAIAAERKPSMMLLPYGIPIAIGSILYFAWTGMLI is encoded by the coding sequence ATGGAATACTCAGAACAGCTGGGAACAGCCCTGATTGAAAACTGGCATGTGTGGTTCGTGTCGATCGTACTGGTCGTTGCGGCTGTTATCGACGGCAAGATGCTGAAAGTGCCGAACTGGCTCACGTTTCCGATGATTATTAGCGGATGGATTTACAGCGCCTCGTATTTTGCGCTGACCGGCGATGCCTGGTACGTCGGCCTGGGATGGAGCCTGTTTGGCACCGTCGTGGGGCTGGCCTGCCTGCTGCCTGCTTATGCCATCGGCGGCATGGGTGCAGGCGACGTCAAATTGATGGCGGGTATCGGAGCCTGGGTTTACGGTGTCAACACCTTTTATGCCTTCTGCTGGACCTGTGTCATCGGAGCGGTTATCGCCGTGGCGATGGTCGTGATCAGCAAGCAGTGGAACAAGCACAAGAACCAGTTTTTCCTGATCGTCAACGAAATTAGCATGATTAAAGATCCCAATCAGCTATCAGCTATCGCTGCCGAGCGCAAGCCGTCGATGATGCTGTTGCCGTACGGGATTCCGATTGCCATTGGCTCGATCCTGTACTTCGCCTGGACGGGGATGCTGATATGA
- a CDS encoding diadenylate cyclase, with protein sequence MAWMHFPDNVRFADLLDVVVVSILLYVALRWLFRRSSRSAAVLLLGLLAVYVASHALNMYLTQSIFRTFLTLILFSLVVLFQRDLRQALERFSFSDHWRRRRKPASPGEEFVQALAGALSTLAEKRIGALVVIPGRLPLDGHTRGGIAVDAQFSEALLQSIFNSASPGHDGAVICQYRRIERIAVHLPLSQNLERLSAGGTRHAAALGLSERTDALVLVVSEERGTISMAWQGEIEVLPTTPHLVEALSGFGQPPPPPPRPRSHALHLPWRELALGIIAVSLSCLLWYLFAFQTETVYRTIADVPIEFRLEEGWSIADAQPATTRITLTGPERAFQALDERKLRVSLDLSRVQPSDSEWPLHFRDVQLPPDLQVSKIDIERVRFRVQPPTAKAPAPAP encoded by the coding sequence ATGGCCTGGATGCATTTTCCCGATAACGTGCGATTTGCGGATCTGCTTGATGTAGTGGTCGTGTCGATCCTGCTGTATGTCGCACTGCGCTGGCTCTTCAGGCGTTCCTCCCGCTCGGCCGCGGTGCTGCTGCTGGGTCTGCTGGCCGTGTATGTGGCGTCGCACGCCTTGAACATGTATCTGACCCAGTCGATCTTTCGCACCTTCTTGACCCTGATCCTGTTCTCGCTGGTCGTGCTGTTCCAGCGCGACTTGCGCCAAGCACTTGAGCGATTCTCCTTTTCCGATCACTGGCGTCGACGCAGAAAACCAGCGTCCCCGGGCGAAGAGTTTGTGCAAGCGCTGGCCGGCGCCTTGTCCACGCTGGCCGAAAAACGGATCGGCGCCCTGGTGGTCATCCCCGGCCGCTTGCCGCTGGACGGCCATACCCGCGGCGGGATCGCCGTCGACGCACAATTCAGCGAGGCGCTGCTGCAGAGCATTTTCAACTCCGCTTCCCCGGGTCACGATGGAGCCGTCATCTGCCAGTACCGCCGCATTGAGCGGATCGCCGTGCATCTGCCCTTATCCCAAAACCTGGAGCGGTTGTCCGCCGGCGGCACCCGTCATGCCGCCGCGCTGGGCTTGTCAGAACGCACGGACGCCCTGGTTCTGGTCGTTTCCGAAGAGCGGGGGACGATCAGCATGGCCTGGCAAGGGGAGATCGAAGTCCTCCCCACCACGCCGCATCTGGTGGAAGCTTTATCCGGTTTTGGGCAGCCGCCGCCTCCGCCGCCCCGGCCGCGATCGCACGCGCTGCACCTTCCCTGGCGCGAACTGGCTCTGGGAATCATCGCCGTTTCACTCTCCTGTCTGCTCTGGTACCTGTTCGCTTTCCAGACGGAAACGGTCTATCGCACCATTGCCGACGTGCCGATCGAGTTTCGACTGGAAGAAGGCTGGTCGATCGCCGACGCGCAACCCGCCACCACGCGGATTACGCTGACTGGACCGGAACGGGCGTTCCAGGCCCTGGACGAACGGAAGCTGCGGGTGTCGCTCGATCTCAGCCGGGTGCAGCCGAGCGATTCGGAATGGCCGCTTCACTTTCGCGATGTCCAGTTGCCGCCCGACCTGCAGGTCAGCAAAATCGACATCGAGCGGGTTCGCTTCCGCGTTCAGCCGCCGACCGCCAAAGCTCCTGCGCCTGCCCCCTGA
- a CDS encoding type II secretion system F family protein, whose product MENALLWAAFDLASLLPFAVFGACGAVAWLALEWMSASKSRSEQRLDEIRDPGARARKAEGRMTASDAMSKMLAKASPLANSLKPKTEKEENKLRLKMMQSGFRHESAPSIFLSLKFLSLLTGFLLGGGSLLFRSEWGMSAFLWAGFIAGAMFYLPDIGLWFVRKKRKEAIFLGLPDALDLMVVCVEAGLGLDQAMRKVAEEMKKSYRVIAEEFGLCNMHMQMGRTRSAVLHELGERSGVDDVRALASIIVQADRFGSSIAQALRVQSDSMRVRRRQMAEEKAAKTAVKLIFPLVIFIFPGIFVILVGPAAITMMNEMFPAMQGKG is encoded by the coding sequence ATGGAAAATGCACTCCTTTGGGCCGCTTTTGATCTGGCCAGTTTATTACCGTTCGCCGTTTTTGGCGCCTGCGGAGCCGTGGCGTGGTTAGCGCTGGAATGGATGTCGGCGTCGAAGTCGCGTTCGGAGCAGCGTCTGGACGAAATCCGCGATCCGGGCGCCCGCGCCCGGAAGGCCGAAGGTCGGATGACGGCCAGCGACGCCATGTCGAAAATGCTGGCCAAGGCCAGCCCGCTCGCCAATTCCCTGAAGCCGAAAACCGAAAAAGAAGAGAACAAGCTCCGCCTCAAGATGATGCAGTCGGGCTTTCGCCATGAAAGCGCCCCCAGCATTTTCCTGTCGCTGAAGTTCCTGTCGCTGTTGACCGGGTTCCTGCTGGGCGGCGGCTCGCTGCTGTTCCGCAGCGAATGGGGAATGTCGGCCTTTTTATGGGCGGGCTTCATTGCCGGCGCCATGTTCTACCTGCCCGATATCGGCTTGTGGTTCGTCCGCAAGAAGCGGAAAGAAGCGATCTTTCTGGGGCTGCCCGACGCACTCGACCTGATGGTGGTTTGCGTGGAAGCTGGCCTGGGCCTGGACCAGGCGATGCGGAAGGTGGCCGAAGAAATGAAAAAGTCCTACCGCGTGATTGCGGAAGAATTCGGCCTGTGCAACATGCACATGCAGATGGGCCGCACCCGTTCCGCCGTGCTGCATGAACTGGGAGAACGCTCCGGCGTCGACGATGTGCGGGCCCTGGCTTCGATCATTGTGCAGGCCGACAGGTTCGGTTCCAGCATCGCCCAGGCGCTTCGCGTGCAGAGCGATTCCATGCGTGTCAGGCGTCGTCAGATGGCGGAAGAAAAGGCGGCCAAAACGGCCGTCAAGCTGATCTTCCCGCTGGTGATCTTCATTTTTCCCGGTATTTTCGTGATTCTGGTCGGCCCTGCGGCCATCACCATGATGAACGAAATGTTCCCCGCCATGCAGGGTAAAGGCTAA
- a CDS encoding Flp family type IVb pilin, translated as MKSFALKVRQFLASEDGPTAVEYAVMLALIVIVCLAAIQAIGTNANTTFNSIQNAISTANSSN; from the coding sequence ATGAAGAGTTTCGCCCTGAAAGTTCGTCAGTTTCTGGCAAGTGAAGATGGCCCGACCGCGGTGGAATACGCCGTTATGCTGGCCCTGATTGTCATCGTGTGTCTGGCCGCCATCCAGGCGATCGGCACCAACGCTAACACCACGTTCAACAGCATCCAGAATGCGATCTCGACCGCCAACTCCAGCAACTAG
- a CDS encoding TadE/TadG family type IV pilus assembly protein, protein MGDSAEILTPQDSKLHKVCRLYRLKRHGATVVEFAFVAPIFILLIFGMIEFGRMVMVQQVLTNASREGARRAVLDGTTSDEVQTVVTEYLAQSAVSSAGVKVTPDPPTTAGYGEPVTVVVTVGYDDVSWLPGSMFLGGTQMTATTVMRRETVQ, encoded by the coding sequence TTGGGGGATTCTGCGGAAATTTTAACGCCGCAGGATAGTAAGCTGCACAAAGTCTGCCGGTTGTACCGATTAAAACGGCATGGAGCGACAGTTGTTGAATTCGCGTTCGTGGCCCCGATCTTTATCCTGCTCATTTTTGGCATGATCGAGTTCGGGCGGATGGTGATGGTGCAGCAGGTGCTGACCAACGCCAGCCGCGAAGGAGCCCGTCGGGCAGTGCTCGATGGGACGACCTCGGACGAAGTTCAGACCGTTGTCACCGAATACCTTGCCCAGTCCGCGGTTTCGTCCGCGGGGGTCAAGGTGACGCCCGATCCGCCCACTACGGCCGGATATGGCGAACCGGTCACCGTCGTGGTGACCGTCGGTTACGACGATGTCAGCTGGCTGCCTGGCTCCATGTTTCTCGGAGGGACGCAAATGACGGCCACCACCGTCATGCGCAGGGAGACGGTGCAATGA
- a CDS encoding type II secretion system F family protein gives MATIVIAIAAFVGFAALVGGVGLMLRGESGGALEDRLDVLTGSGPRSRDSQKSQSSVLMQPLDDMPSLVERWFSRVINLRLFLEQADAPLTPTKFLAVTGIAAAIGFLIVVVAPIHYGFAPLGALMMAFAPFTWLVMRRKRRLHAFAQQLPEALELLSRALRSGHSLAAGLNLVADEIPDPLGKEFGRCYEEQNFGIPLEEALEELTERVPNLDLRFFVTAIILQRTTGGDLAEILDKIGHLIRERFQILGQVQSLTGEGRLSGIVLLALPPVLFVVMYRLNAEYVMKLFTDPLGNRMLAAAVVMQFFGALVIRKIVNIKV, from the coding sequence ATGGCCACCATCGTGATCGCCATCGCCGCCTTTGTGGGCTTTGCCGCCCTGGTGGGCGGCGTCGGGCTGATGCTCCGCGGCGAATCCGGCGGAGCGTTGGAAGACCGCCTGGACGTTCTGACCGGCTCCGGCCCGCGTTCTCGCGACTCGCAAAAATCACAGTCGAGCGTGCTCATGCAGCCGCTGGACGACATGCCCAGCCTGGTCGAGCGCTGGTTCTCCCGCGTGATCAATCTGCGGCTGTTCCTGGAACAGGCCGACGCTCCGCTGACGCCGACCAAGTTCCTGGCCGTAACGGGCATTGCCGCCGCGATTGGCTTTCTGATCGTGGTGGTGGCCCCGATTCACTATGGCTTTGCTCCGCTGGGCGCCCTGATGATGGCGTTTGCTCCGTTTACCTGGCTGGTCATGCGGCGCAAACGGCGGTTGCATGCTTTTGCCCAGCAATTGCCGGAAGCGCTGGAATTGTTGAGTCGGGCGTTGCGTTCGGGTCATAGTCTGGCGGCCGGTTTGAATCTGGTGGCGGATGAAATCCCCGATCCCCTGGGGAAAGAGTTTGGCCGCTGCTACGAGGAACAGAACTTCGGGATTCCGCTGGAAGAGGCGCTAGAAGAACTGACCGAACGGGTGCCCAACCTGGATCTGCGGTTCTTTGTCACGGCGATCATTCTGCAGCGGACGACGGGCGGCGATCTGGCGGAAATTCTCGACAAGATCGGACACCTGATTCGTGAGCGCTTCCAGATCCTGGGACAGGTGCAATCGCTGACCGGCGAAGGCCGTTTGTCGGGGATCGTGCTGCTGGCGTTGCCGCCGGTGCTGTTCGTGGTGATGTACCGCTTGAACGCAGAGTATGTGATGAAACTGTTCACGGATCCGCTGGGCAATCGCATGCTGGCGGCTGCCGTAGTCATGCAGTTCTTCGGAGCTCTGGTGATTCGTAAAATCGTCAACATTAAAGTGTAA
- a CDS encoding FAD-dependent oxidoreductase, with the protein MTEQYANPQATVNPGVQSFDVVILGGTPGGMAAATAAVRLGRRTALVEHHDHLGGMTASGLGKSDIENRSLIGGLFAEFIARVRRHYHDRYGLASVEMQQCQDGYYAEPAVAGAALEQMLRSRGPQDDRPHASAKEGEPLVVLTGHRLQSALTIDARLSQITIVNRRSGETRTLAAPVFIDATYEGDLYAAAGAEFRLGRESREEYGEPHAGVVYFDYQQRQFLPGTTGEADDRLPAYTYRLCLATDVRNAAPLTRPPENYDRRPYLGYFDDLAAGRLGGPKQFKPGRGYHPAHFNTLVRALSVTELPGGKTDVNINPRPLGFPFPEENRDYVSGDDAARTRIAQRHRELTLGLLWFLQQDAQIPLEQRELARQYHLPRDEFTDNDHFPFQLYVREARRLAGEYTLTEHDITSGGQAGSSSHADRIAVGEFPIDSFPCRKRQAGDRVVLEGYLGMLDYITRPYEIPYRIMIPQRIEGLIVPVAASTTHVAYSSIRMEPTWMALGQAAGVAAHLSILHQQPPRSVPLQELQELLRQQGQVLEHAPGGNVGSD; encoded by the coding sequence ATGACTGAGCAGTACGCAAACCCGCAGGCGACCGTAAACCCGGGCGTCCAGTCGTTCGACGTCGTGATCCTCGGAGGCACGCCGGGAGGGATGGCGGCAGCAACCGCGGCGGTCCGGCTGGGCCGTCGTACGGCGCTGGTCGAGCACCACGATCACCTGGGCGGCATGACGGCCAGCGGGCTGGGGAAAAGCGATATCGAGAATCGCAGCCTCATCGGCGGGCTGTTCGCCGAGTTCATCGCGCGCGTGCGGCGGCACTATCACGATCGGTATGGCCTGGCTTCGGTGGAGATGCAGCAGTGCCAGGACGGCTACTACGCCGAGCCTGCAGTCGCCGGCGCTGCGCTGGAACAGATGCTCCGTAGTCGCGGCCCGCAGGACGACCGGCCCCATGCTTCCGCCAAAGAGGGCGAGCCGCTGGTCGTCCTCACGGGGCATCGGCTGCAGTCCGCCCTGACGATCGACGCGCGGCTGTCGCAGATCACGATCGTCAATCGTCGCTCGGGCGAAACGCGTACGCTGGCCGCCCCGGTGTTCATCGACGCGACTTACGAAGGCGATCTGTACGCGGCCGCCGGGGCCGAGTTTCGCCTGGGACGCGAGTCCCGTGAAGAGTACGGCGAACCGCATGCGGGGGTCGTCTACTTTGATTACCAGCAGCGGCAGTTCCTGCCTGGCACGACAGGCGAGGCCGACGACCGCTTGCCGGCATACACCTATCGCCTTTGCCTGGCGACGGATGTCCGCAATGCGGCGCCGCTGACGCGGCCGCCGGAGAACTATGATCGGCGGCCTTACCTGGGGTACTTCGACGACCTGGCCGCCGGCCGGCTGGGCGGGCCGAAGCAGTTCAAACCGGGACGCGGCTATCACCCGGCTCATTTTAATACGCTGGTCAGGGCGTTGTCGGTGACGGAGCTTCCCGGCGGCAAGACCGATGTGAACATCAACCCGCGGCCGCTCGGCTTTCCTTTCCCGGAAGAGAACCGCGACTACGTGTCAGGCGACGACGCGGCCCGTACGCGGATCGCCCAGCGGCATCGCGAACTGACGCTGGGTCTGCTCTGGTTCCTGCAGCAGGACGCCCAGATTCCGCTGGAGCAGCGGGAGCTGGCCCGGCAGTATCACTTGCCGCGGGACGAGTTTACGGACAACGATCACTTCCCGTTTCAGCTGTACGTGCGCGAAGCCCGGCGCCTGGCGGGCGAGTACACGCTGACAGAACATGACATCACCAGCGGCGGCCAGGCGGGCAGCAGTTCGCATGCGGATCGGATCGCGGTCGGCGAGTTTCCCATCGATAGCTTCCCCTGCCGCAAACGCCAGGCGGGCGACCGTGTGGTGCTGGAGGGTTATCTGGGGATGCTCGATTACATCACGCGGCCCTATGAGATTCCGTACCGGATCATGATTCCGCAGCGGATCGAGGGTCTGATTGTGCCGGTTGCCGCATCCACAACGCATGTCGCGTATTCTTCGATCCGGATGGAGCCGACCTGGATGGCCCTGGGCCAGGCCGCCGGCGTCGCGGCCCATTTGTCGATCCTGCACCAGCAGCCGCCGCGGTCCGTGCCGCTGCAGGAGCTGCAGGAATTGCTCCGCCAGCAAGGGCAGGTCCTGGAACATGCGCCGGGCGGGAACGTTGGCTCTGACTGA